The Hydrogenophaga crocea genome contains a region encoding:
- a CDS encoding calcium/sodium antiporter, translated as MNILIFLGGLILLVIGANVLVRGASKLALSFGISPLVVGLTIVAFGTSAPEVAVSVGAVLDGKTDIAIGNVVGSNIFNVLFILGISALIAPLVVNIQLIRQEVPIMIGASLLLLALGLDGRLSFFDGGILFVLLVSYTAFLVVQSRRETQAAKDEYAHEIKPAEAGAWDDRLPAQLLLIGAGLAALVFGSEYLVQASVNFAKAMGVSDLIIGLTIVAAGTSMPEVATSITAAIKGERDIAVGNVVGSNTFNILGCLGLSGLVSGDLGLAMAPSLLAFDIWVMLAVALACLPVFITGREIARWEGGVFLGYYVAYVAYLILAAQQHDALQAFSGVMLGFVVPLTVVTLVVVVIRRPAASSVP; from the coding sequence ATGAACATACTCATTTTTCTCGGTGGCCTGATCCTGCTGGTCATCGGTGCCAACGTGCTCGTCCGCGGTGCGTCCAAGCTGGCGCTGTCGTTCGGCATCAGCCCGCTCGTCGTAGGACTCACCATCGTGGCCTTCGGCACCAGCGCGCCCGAGGTCGCGGTGAGTGTCGGTGCCGTGCTCGACGGCAAGACCGACATTGCCATCGGCAACGTGGTGGGCAGCAACATCTTCAATGTGCTGTTCATCCTGGGCATCAGTGCGCTGATCGCGCCGCTGGTGGTCAACATCCAACTGATCCGCCAGGAAGTGCCGATCATGATCGGCGCGAGCCTGCTGTTGCTGGCGCTGGGGTTGGACGGCCGACTGTCGTTCTTCGACGGTGGAATTCTCTTCGTGCTGCTCGTGTCGTACACGGCGTTCCTCGTCGTGCAATCGCGGCGCGAGACACAGGCCGCCAAGGATGAGTACGCCCACGAGATCAAACCCGCCGAAGCGGGTGCTTGGGACGACCGGCTGCCCGCCCAACTGCTGCTGATCGGTGCCGGCCTGGCGGCGCTGGTGTTCGGATCCGAATACCTCGTGCAGGCCTCGGTGAACTTCGCCAAGGCGATGGGCGTGAGCGACTTGATCATCGGCCTGACCATCGTCGCCGCGGGCACCAGCATGCCCGAGGTGGCCACCAGCATCACCGCTGCCATCAAGGGCGAGCGCGACATCGCAGTAGGTAACGTCGTCGGCAGCAACACCTTCAACATTCTGGGCTGCCTGGGCCTGTCGGGCCTGGTGTCGGGTGACCTCGGCCTGGCCATGGCGCCGTCGCTGCTGGCCTTCGACATTTGGGTCATGCTGGCCGTGGCGCTCGCGTGCCTGCCGGTCTTCATCACAGGCCGTGAGATTGCGCGCTGGGAAGGCGGCGTCTTCCTCGGTTACTACGTCGCCTACGTGGCTTACCTGATCCTGGCCGCGCAGCAGCACGACGCGCTGCAGGCGTTCTCGGGTGTCATGCTTGGCTTCGTCGTTCCTCTGACGGTGGTGACGCTGGTGGTGGTGGTGATCCGCCGTCCGGCGGCAAGCAGCGTGCCGTGA